A portion of the Mytilus galloprovincialis chromosome 12, xbMytGall1.hap1.1, whole genome shotgun sequence genome contains these proteins:
- the LOC143055455 gene encoding uncharacterized protein LOC143055455, with the protein MDEEISDTRSRSTTPEVHSSDGERPIRGRGNRRRTARGRNRARGGRGRGRRGHNRALQGQPEPLNRAEVAAQARAERDRRMQERIDGLSEDQMKFAIMATYREQPSFLFRVLEAVNQEFTASETTPEPDPEPTPTPSVGIPTWCRCSNCREMPSEVEKRCCNQIPQNCHSTLHDFHNVVLDPLVLEVAMRYRNDMIAQPPDQDYNRSHRHTAYRQYVLWIHGYLGAGNRQVIPSCCVWAIRNRFPDPSGQYVGFIGGRFG; encoded by the exons ATGGACGAAGAG ATTTCAGATACTAGAAGCAGGTCTACCACACCTGAAGTTCATTCTTCGGATGGAGAAAGGCCCATTCGTGGGAGGGGTAATAGGAGACGGACAGCGCGGGGAAGAAATAGGGCGAGAGGTGGCAGAGGCAGAGGCAGAAGAGGCCATAATAGAGCCTTACAAGGACAGCCAGAACCACTCAACAGGGCTGAAGTCGCCGCACAGGCCAGAGCTGAAAGAGATCGTCGGATGCAG GAACGAATTGATGGCCTATCTGAAGATCAAATGAAATTTGCAATAATGGCCACGTACAGGGAACAACCTAGTTTTCTGTTCAGAGTACTGGAAGCAGTAAACCAAGAGTTTACCGCAAGTGAAACTACACCAGAGCCAGATCCAGAACCTACACCAACACCTTCAGTAGGTATTCCAACTTGGTGTCGGTGCAGCAATTGCAGAGAAATGCCTAGTGAGGTTGAAAAAAGATGTTGCAACCAGATACCTCAAAACTGCCACTCTACACTACAT gATTTTCACAATGTTGTATTGGACCCCTTGGTTCTTGAGGTTGCAATGAGGTATAGAAATGATATGATTGCGCAGCCTCCAGACCAGGATTACAATAGATCACATAGACACACAGCATACCGCCAATATGTTCTGTGGATCCATGGATATCTTGGAGCTGGAAACAGACAAGTAATTCCGAGTTGCTGTGTTTGGGCTATCAGGAACAGATTTCCAGACCCATCTGGCCAGTATGTTGGATTTATTGGAGGACGTTTCGGTTGA
- the LOC143055456 gene encoding uncharacterized protein LOC143055456 yields MVLQEFRDKEIVILGDGRMDSPGHCAQFCSYTFMEYNTKKILTIVTMDKRMTEKKSTNLEKACFLKGLRQLLDKNMKVVEVVTDAHIQVESLMKKEFSNIKHSFDIWHGAKNLGKKVVKVAQEQKANKPLLEWSRDIVNHFWHCADISTTEQEFIGSWFGIMHHTVNKHQWMIAYSDTAGNECKHGPLSSEREKGWLTGATPPHDALIKIVMDKRFLRKIPYYLNCRSTAELENFQNVILKYASKRHSYGPSTYNARNQLAAIDHNAHCERKVVTNKDGTKRLQRYYSKKGGRWTATEVKTPKQYIYIPELMKHIIMKRLSDAIGMSRRVILDPFDPRRLSATIAPVPPPPTQDLMAAKISRFNREDLDRTIDYDFDQTIDYEWPTN; encoded by the exons ATGGTGTTGCAAGAGTTCCGTGATAAAGAAATAGTTATATTAG GTGATGGAAGAATGGACAGTCCTGGTCACTGTGCACAGTTCTGTTCATATACATTCAtggaatacaatacaaaaaaGATCTTAACTATAGTTACCATGGATAAAAGGATGACAGAGAAGAAGAGTACAAATCTTGAGAAAGCCTGCTTTCTGAAAGGCTTAAGACAACTACTGGACAAAAATATGAAAGTGGTAGAGGTTGTCACTGATGCCCATATACAGGTGGAATCTCTAATGA AAAAAGAATTTAGTAATATCAAGCACTCATTTGATATTTGGCACGGGGCGAAGAACCTTGGGAAGAAAGTAGTGAAG gTAGCTCAAGAACAGAAGGCAAACAAACCTCTACTGGAATGGTCTCGTGACATAGTGAACCACTTTTGGCATTGTGCAGATATATCTACTACTGAACAAGAATTTATT GGATCATGGTTTGGGATCATGCACCATACTGTAAATAAGCATCAATGGATGATAGCATATAGTGACACAGCAGGAAATGAATGTAAACATGGACCGCTGTCATCTGAACGTGAAAAGGGATGGTTGACAGGTGCAACTCCTCCTCATGATGCGTTGATAAAGATAGTGATGGACAAACGCTTTCTAAGAAAAATACCATACTATCTAAATTGCAG GAGTACAGCTGAGttagaaaattttcaaaatgtgattcTGAAATATGCTTCTAAACGCCATTCTTATGGTCCATCAACATATAATGCCAGGAATCAGCTAGCAGCTATTGACCACAATGCTCACTGTGAAAGAAAAGTTGTTACAAACAAGGATGGGACTAAAAG acTTCAGAGGTACTACAGTAAGAAAGGGGGTAGATGGACTGCTACTGAAGTGAagacaccaaaacaatatatttacatTCCAGAATTAATGAAGCATATTATAATGAAGAGGTTGTCTGATGCTATCGGGATGAGCAGGAGAGTGATTTTAGATCCATTTGACCCAAGAAGATTGTCAGCAACCATTGCCCCTGTTCCACCTCCCCCTACTCAAGATTTGATGGCTgccaaaatttcaagatttaacaGGGAAGATCTGGACAGGACCATAGACTACGATTTTGACCAGACAATAGACTATGAGTGGCCAACTAACTAa